A stretch of the Acyrthosiphon pisum isolate AL4f chromosome A2, pea_aphid_22Mar2018_4r6ur, whole genome shotgun sequence genome encodes the following:
- the Star gene encoding star protein — MTFMMKRLTKKLCFYFVLAILLVCLFNVLTSKNGDTEIDLKQYDEIFKTYYTYSNDSDLNGPKVSMDNSNLVRKLREKFLVKPIEENKGRRTRYNLIDMSLIDPSMGQAAEIAKIIDYTKGGFFIECGALDGETRSNTLYFERYYGWVGLLIEADPLNFVKMLKKGRRAYLSPTCLSVNPYPEIVSFLQRSNMGRIANDEVVEDEVISDDYGKKKSPIVNVQCFPFYTYLLALNITVIDYFSLDVEGSELNVLKTIPFDKINIRTLSVEFFHVKEGDDGVRTYLEDKGYIVTGKVTRQDRLANDYIFAKPSALTQNLSFYVT, encoded by the exons ATGACATTCATGATGAAACGCTTGACGAAAAAATTGTGCTTCTATTTTGTACTGGCAATACTCTTGGTTTGCTTGTTTAATGTCTTGACGTCCAAGAACGGTGATACAGAAATCGATTTGAAGCAATATGACG aaatcttCAAgacttattatacatattctaatg atagtgatTTGAATGGTCCAAAAGTATCCATGGATAACTCAAATCTTGTAAGAAAATTGCGAGAAAAATTCCTAGTCAAAcctattgaagaaaataaaggCCGTAGAActcgttataatttaattgacatGTCGTTAATAGATCCATCAATGGGGCAAGCTGCTGAAATAGCCAAGATCATCGATTATACA aaaggaggtttttttattgaatgcgGAGCTTTGGATGGAGAAACTAGATCTAATACATTATACTTTGAACGGTATTATGGATGGGTGGGATTACTTATTGAAGCAGATCCTTtgaattttgtgaaaatgttaaaaaaaggtCGTAGAGCATATTTATCACCCACTTGTCTTAGTGTCAATCCTTATCCTGAAATT gtTTCTTTTCTTCAACGTAGTAATATGGGTCGAATAGCAAATGATGAGGTTGTAGAAGATGAAGTAATATCCGATGATTATGGGAAAAAGAAATCACCTATTGTTAATGTACAATGTTTTCCATTCTATACATATCTTTTAGCATTAAATATAACGGTAATAGATTATTTCAGCTTAGATGTCGAAGGATCAGAATTGaatgtattaaaaactattcCATTTGATAAGATCAATATACGA acTTTATCAGTTGAATTTTTCCATGTAAAAGAAGGTGACGATGGTGTAAGAACGTACTTGGAAGATAAAGGGTATATAGTAACTGGAAAAGTAACTAGGCAGGATCGATTAGCAAATGATTACATATTTGCAAAACCATCAGCGCTAACACAAAATCTATCATTTTATGtaacctaa